In Citrus sinensis cultivar Valencia sweet orange chromosome 3, DVS_A1.0, whole genome shotgun sequence, the sequence AAATTCTTTTTGGGACAATTATGTTTAGACTAGTACAATTTGAGCCActacaaacaaataatataattatacgAAAAGCATTTTTGTgaccaatatttataaaatgcgAGTTTCCATGACAATTTTATCAGATTATGAGAGTTTTGTTATCCTTTcctttgaaaataataacaactaaTAACAAACCTCGATTTGAAATTCGGCCAGCATGCCAAAGTTGACAAAAGAAGATTCCACCTTTGGCTTGAACTTCAGCAACAATTGGTTTCCACGCTTCAACTTGCTCTTTTGTCCATATACCGGGTGTATCCTTATATCTTATttataacaaagaaaaaaaaaacactcatGAAATGTAATTTGAAGGTAAAAAGTCAGTTTCAGTTATGAAGGTCCAATTACTATGTTCTAAcaaaaaaatgttgttttgagCTAGgcaaaattacttaaattctACTCGTGAAGACAAGATACCAAATGTCCTGTATCTGGGGGTTCGggattcatttaataaatggaCTGAACTCAAATCTATCATAATTTAACCTAAGTTTAGCATTCGACACGAATTCAATCCACCAACTCATAATACCACCCCTAGGTAAAATTACCTGAATATTACCAGGAAGACAAAACATCGAAACTCCTTTTTTGGTGcatgtaattttgttttaacattttcttactttcaagaaacaaatatatataaacattgCCAGTAAGTATATTACCCTCGACCGGTTTCAGAAACTACAGAGGCTTCAGAAATGAGAAAGCCACCTTCGGTGGTCCTTTGAGAGTAATACAAGATTGCATGCGGCTGAGGAATATAATCATATGATCTCATTCTGCTCAATGGTGCCAAAACAATTCTGTACATATAACATGCAAACCAATTGaacaataaatgaaacaaTGCCAATTACTGCTGAAGATCAAccagaataaataaattttaaaaataaattgaaactgTTACCGATGAGAAAGATTGAAACTGCCCATCTTGTATGGAGTGAGAAGaggaataatattattattgttcttCTCTTCTTGTTGATCTCGGTGTGTTATTTTATCTTCTCCAGGTTTCCATGTTGTCAGGCATATGACTTCtgattcttaatttctttctctaCTGAAACTGAACTAGAATGTAGATCCAGTTGGATATAATGAAACTGACAGTTACAAGGTATATGACTTGAAAGGTTTCCATGTTGTAAGGTATATGACTTGTGACATATATATAGTTCAAGcaatagagtttttatatGGTATACTTATACACATGTGGTCATGATTAATCTGGAAAAACAATAAAGTCACGTTTAGTGTGATAGGATAGAATAGGATGAGATGGgattatttaatactattttattttgtatggtGTAGCTTAGGATTgaattatattacaaatatattgtcatataataatagaaatagtGAACTTTTCACAACATGTCCAAATTCatcttgaaacaaaaaaatgtccTGGGTTCGTCTTTGTCATCAAATGGACAACAAAGTTATCCAAAAATGACATATTTAACCATAAGGAGTTGGTATTATATACCCCTTGGACCACTCACTCTAAAACATAATAGCATTATAATCCTATATATTCGTGTTATTACAACTTTCTTTCCCCCAAAGATTCAGGTATTTTAATTCTGGGCCACATtgcaaatttaatttcagAACTTGGATCCGAATGTAGGACTCCTGCTgctttcaaatatatataattaggtTGGAGTTGATTTCTCTCAACTAGTTTGTGATTAGAGCTGTTATATCCCTTCAAATTTGTTAAGGTTAAATTCTAGTGAGTTTTAGTTGaattttgattgtaaatattttagttgaattgtaccatattaaaaaaaaaaaaaatcttttggaCCAGAATGTAATTCtaatttagtttatatttttgtcaaagTTAAACTCGAAAGGTTCCAAATCAGACTGTCGCTTTGTGGAACATTTTGCTTATGAAAGGACTTTTACCGCCAATTTCTCATTATTCATGGATGTGCTCTACATTTAGCCATACCTCAAGGGTGTTTAAGCAGATATTTATTTGAGTTGAGTTAAGGTTTGTACTAGATTTCAATATGCATACTACTGCGTAGCCCCCACATTTTGCTGCAATTGACTAGCATAACGCAGTAGGGCTGGGTATTTCATTTTGATTCGATTTTGTTCGAACCAAATCAAACTAAACTGATTGTGGCAGTACCATTCGGCTCTTTGGgcaataaaaaacaaatgtttCATAAATCTCTGAACTAACTAGTTTTTGTTTGGTCCGGagggaaaaattgaaaatggattttatgttaattgatataagttattattaatgtgttagtataatttattttaatttatctatttgttGGTGTTTGGCTCATTATTATGAATGTGGATGTGGATGTGTGTTCATAACTTGGTGTGGAGttctaatattattagaaataagttgaagaatcaagaaatgatgAATATCGATGGCAAATTAgcaatgaaactttgaaatttgttttatatatgattctattttgcttctttcttgctttcatttattgttggatttataaTCTGTAGTAGATTTCTAGACTACGTAAATTTGTTTCATGTTAGACTTtattatattgatttattcGACTTTATTATGTTTAGTATTTAAGATCGTTATTGTTGTAatagtatattattataatattatttttttattgaatatacatcgtaaaattacttgaattaagtttaacaaaacaaaaccgaaccgaaccatAGAATCAAACCAAACTGAACTGAATCAAGTTGGTTCGGTTCGATTCGGTTCTAGTATTTGGTTCATATTTGATTTACAAAATTGTGTTTGCAGTGATTGAACTTGCTTATCAAACTAACAAAGTCAAACACTCCCCTGGACCTTGAACAGATTGAACAAGATGCTTGACTTGAAGATTGAAACCAGAAACACTCAAATCATGTAACAAGAACAATTAacagattttaaataaaaaagttaatgaTCACAAACCTAAGATTATCCAAACAGAAACAAGAAACCCGAGTGATTAACATGGTTCAGCACTACCAAGAATGGTGCAACCCACATCCACGGGAGCAGCATTTCTGGGTCATCTTGACAATTTGATATtacctaaaattattttgatttagatATAGTTTAGgatgaaattttgtttgaaaaagtttcttttcttttctttttttttttttcccgctTCACTCTAGTTCAAATTAGGTTGTTGAGAGGTAAGAAAGtgatcaataaattaatatatttattaattgaggtgagaataattattggttaatttggAAAGGCTGGTCATCGTGTTATGGAGAATAAGGAGAGGATATCTGATTTATGATAAGTTATTGCTTGTTTCAAGGATTTCAGTTACAGTAGGATTATTTGCTGGAATAAATCCCTAACTTCTAGAGTGTTAGTTGCATTGtttgacattttctttgttaCTTGTACCACAATGCTTTAGTTGTGCATTAGTGGGctgttatttctctttttctgtTACTTTGTAAGGCTATTTAAGCCAAGTTCATCGGTTGAATAAAGTAagcaattttcaaattgtttaGAGTTCTTGACTTACAATTTCTTATGTGATCATTAATTTCCTAAAATTTGGTATCAGAACCCCCCACTGGGGCTTGAGAAAAGAAAGCGGCAGTCTTTCAACGTGATTTTCAAgcacaaaagaaagaaaagagaggatGAGTGAAGAGAAGAATTTCGTGCAACCTGCCATACCGCGTTTCGATGGTCACGATGACCATTGGAGCATAATTATGGAAAACCTCTTGAGATCAAAGGGGTATTGGAGTTTGATTGAAACTGGTTATCAGGAACAGAGGTAAGAGTGGTGTTGTCCGAGGCGCAACAGAAGCAATTGGAGGATTTGATGGTGAATGACCTCAAAGTCGAGAATTACTTGTTTCAGGCTATTGACAGGATAATTCTTGAGCAAATCCTGGAGAAACGTACCTCGAAACAAATATGGGATTCGATGGAGAAGAAGTTCGAGGGGAATGCTCGCGTAAAGCGCTCGACTCATCAAGCATTGAGGAGagattttgaaattctagAGATGAAAGTAAGTGAAaccattacaaaatattttgcttGTGTCATGAGTGtagcaaataaaataaggagTAATGGAGAGCAGATAAGGGATGTAACTATTATGGAAAAGATTCTTAGGACTTTGACCGAGAAATTTAACTATGTTGTTTTCTCGATTGAAGAATCTAAGGACATTGATGCACTCACAGTTGATGAACTACAAAGTTCACTCATTGAGCATGAGCACAAGTTTCATAGGAGCAATGGCGAGGAGCAGGCATTGAAAGTAACTATGGATGAAAGAAATGGAGGTAGAGGTCGAGTCAGAGGTAGGGGAAGAGGCAGAGGTTGAGAAGCTTTCAACAAGAAAACTGTTGAATGCTACAAGTGCCATAAGCTTGGCCATTTTCGATATGAGTGTCCAGATTGGGAAAATGAGGCTAACTATGCTGAATTAAATGAACACGAAGAGATGCTCCTGATGTCATATGTCGAGATCAACCAGGCAGAACGAGAAGATATTTGGTTCTTTGATTCATGCTGCTCAAACCACACGAGTGGGAACAAGGCTGCATTTTGTGAGTTGAATGAGACTTTTTGACAAATGGTGAAACTGGGAAATAATACCAAAATGAGTGTGCTTGGGAAAGGAAAGGTGAAAATGCACATCAATTGCAATAATCTTGTAATCACTGATGTTTTCTACATCCCAGAGCTGAAGAATAATCTCCTAAGTATTGGACAAATTCAAGAGCATGGTCTTGCAATCCTGATTCAATTAAGAAAGTGTCGCATATATCATCCTGAGAGAGGGCATATTATCTAGTTCGAAATGACAACCAACAGAATGTTCATATTAACAGCAAATTCTCAGTCCGAGAAGCAGAAGGATATTGTAAATAAAGCCTCTGTACAATAAAGCCTCTGTACAAAGAATAGAGTAGAGCtgaaaatacaaaagataAAGGAAAGAGTGATAAACCATACAATCAGTAGCTACAGCTCACCGAATATTATTAGCGGCAAGATTTGGCATCGGCAATCCCTTATTCTAGACACAATCTTTATTTTGAGCAAGTATCacttgataatattaatattcctTATGTACAAATGATTTCATTC encodes:
- the LOC127901418 gene encoding uncharacterized protein LOC127901418, yielding MVNDLKVENYLFQAIDRIILEQILEKRTSKQIWDSMEKKFEGNARVKRSTHQALRRDFEILEMKVSETITKYFACVMSVANKIRSNGEQIRDVTIMEKILRTLTEKFNYVVFSIEESKDIDALTVDELQSSLIEHEHKFHRSNGEEQALKVTMDERNGGRGRVRGRGRGRG